Part of the Halopseudomonas maritima genome, TGCTGCTGCGCAGGGTGTCTTCTGCGCTTTCAATGGCATACCGACTGGCCTGCAGGGTGAGGTTTTGCGCGGCGGCGGTTTCTACCCACTCCTGCATACTGGCGGGGGTCGGTGGCAGTACGGGCAGCTCGTGGCTGATACCGTAGAGGCTGTCGTAGCTCTGGTTGGTCAGGCGCGTCAGGGCCTGGTAGCTGACATCCAGGTTGGTTTCTGCTGTCAGGCGCGCGGCGCGGGCGCTGTCATAGCCGGCACGCGCTTCCAGTACGTCGGTGCGGGCCGACAGGCCGACGTCAAAGCGTTCCTGCGCCTGCTCAAGCTGACGCTCAAAGGCCTTTTCCTCGGCCTTGGCGGTGGCTAGGTTATCGGAGGCGCGCAGCACATCAAAATACGCCTGTGAAACCTCCAGAATCAGATTCTGCTGTGTTGCCGAGAACTCCAGCTGTGCCTGCTGGCTGACCGATTTGGCAGCCTGATAGGTGAACCAGCGGTCCGCGCGAAACAGCGGCTGGGTCAGACTGGCCTGGTAGTAATGGGTGGAGTACTCATCACCCCCCACATTGTCGATCTCCAGATCCTCCCGTGCGGCGCCGGCGCCAATACCCAGGTTGGGCAGCAACTGCGAGCGCGCTTGCGGCAGGGCTTCCTGGCGGGCCAGGGCATCCGCTTCGGCGGCGGCCAAATCAGCGCTGTTCAGCACGGCTTCGCGGTAAATAGTCATCAGATCGGTGTTGGCAGCCGCCGGGCCGGAAACACCAGCCAGCAGCAAGGCGACATACAGAGGGCGGAACATGCAGACATCCTTCGCATGGGGGAGAGTCAAGCAAGGCTAAAAGGCTCGGCAGCCGGGGTCAAGCGAGCAGACGGTAACAATCGGGAACAAACTGTTGCCGCCTGTTTTGCTGACATTTTCGCCGATTTTGTCAGCCGGTGCGCCGCTGCTTTTCGATTGGTGCGCGTGCCGCTTGCGGCCGGGTAAGAACAGCCCCTAGACTATGCCGACATCTTGACGGGGTGCTGCCTGCTTGGCAGCTGAGATGATACCCGTTGAACCTGAACCGGTTAGCACCGGCGTAGGAATCGAGATAGACGGCAACCGCGAGTCCGTAAGGGCTGGCGTAGCCGTGGTTTTTCGGTTCCCTGCGCATTTCAACGCAGTGGAGCACAACAATGAACAGCAAGTTGCCTGATACCGCCATCGCCACCTCGGGTGCCGACAGCGCCGCCACCCAACCCTTCCCTAATTCCCGCAAGGTTTACGTGACCGGCTCGCGTCCGGATATTCGTGTGCCCATGCGCGAGATCAGTCTGGCTGACACACCGACCGATTTTGGCGGCGAATCCAACGCGCCGGTGCTGGTGTATGACACCTCCGGCCCCTACACCGACCCGCAGGCCACCATCGATCTGCGTGCCGGTCTGGCCGATGTGCGCGGCGCCTGGATTGACGAGCGCGCCGATACCGAAGTGCTGCCTGGGCTGACCTCCGAGTTCGGCGCCTCGCGGCTGGCCGACCGTTCCCTTGATCACATGCGCTTTGCCCATGTGCGCACGCCACGCCGCGCCAAGGCGGGCAGCAACGTGTCACAGATGCATTACGCCCGGCGCGGCATCATCACGCCGGAAATGGAGTACGTCGCGATTCGCGAAAACATGAAGCTGCAGGAGGCCCGTGAGTCAGGTCTGTTGAAAGAACAGCATGCCGGCCACAGCTTCGGCGCGAACATCCCCAAGGAAATTACCCCTGAATTTGTGCGCGAGGAGATCGCCCGCGGCCGCGCCATCATCCCGGCCAATATCAACCACCCGGAACTGGAGCCGATGATCATCGGCCGCAACTTCCTGGTGAAGATCAACGGCAATATCGGCAACTCGGCGCTGGGCTCTTCCATCGAAGAAGAGGTCGAGAAAATGACCTGGGGGATTCGCTGGGGCTCTGACACCGTCATGGACCTATCGACCGGCAAGAACATCCACGAAACCCGCGAGTGGATCATCCGCAACTCGCCGGTACCGATCGGCACTGTGCCGATCTATCAGGCGCTGGAAAAGGTGGGCGGCGTTGCCGAGGATCTGACCTGGGAAATCTTCCGTGACACCCTGATCGAGCAGGCCGAGCAGGGCGTGGATTACTTCACCATTCATGCCGGCGTGTTGCTGCGCTATGTGCCGATGACCGCCAAGCGGGTCACCGGCATCGTATCGCGCGGTGGCTCGATCATGGCCAAGTGGTGCCTGGCGCATCATCAGGAGAACTTCCTCTATACCCACTTCGACGACATCTGCGAAATCATGAAAGCCTACGACGTCAGCTTTTCGCTTGGCGACGGCCTGCGCCCGGGCTCGATTGCCGATGCCAATGACGAGGCGCAGTTCGGTGAGCTGGAAACCCTTGGCGAGCTGACCAAAATCGCCTGGAAGCACGACGTGCAGGTCATGATCGAAGGCCCGGGCCATGTGCCCATGCAACTGATCAAGGAGAACATGGACAAGCAGCTGGAGTGCTGCGATGAAGCGCCGTTCTACACCCTGGGCCCGCTGACCACCGACATTGCTCCGGGCTACGACCACATCACCAGCGGTATCGGTGCGGCTATGATCGGCTGGTTTGGCTGTGCGATGCTGTGTTACGTGACGCCCAAGGAGCATCTGGGGCTGCCGAACCGCGATGACGTCAAGACCGGGATCATTACCTACAAGATCGCTGCTCACGCGGCAGACTTGGCGAAGGGGCACCCGGGCGCACAGATTCGTGACAACGCGCTCTCCAAGGCGCGTTTCGAGTTCCGCTGGGAGGACCAGTTCAACCTGGGGCTGGACCCGGACACCGCGCGCGCCTATCACGATGAGACCCTGCCGAAGGAGTCGGCCAAGGTGGCGCATTTCTGCTCCATGTGCGGCCCCAAGTTCTGCTCGATGAAAATCACCCAGGAAGTCCGTGAGTATGCTGCCCAGCAGCGTATCGATGCGGTCGATCTGGCGGTAGAAGAGGGCATGAAGGCCAAGTCCGAGGAGTTTCGCACCACCGGCTCGCAGCTGTACCACAAGCTTTAAGGAAACTCTGATCCGTTTCGCGCGCGTCTTTCGGCTGTGGGTCTGGCACGTCTAGACCCTTGCCGTCTGCCCGCCAGATATGCGAGCTTAAGCGACTGACTCTTATTCGCTCTGCCCTGCGCCCGCGCAGCAGAGCGAATTTATGCTTTGCTTGCAGTCCGCAGCGGGCCCGGTGCCTTGCCCTCTGCAGCTGCCTGATCGGGGGAGTGTGCTTTTGTCCTTTACGCGCGACGACGTGGACATTATCAGCCGGGAAACCGGCTTCAAGGGTTTCTATCGCCTCGACGTTCTCAATCTGCGGCACCGCTTGTTCAACGGCGGGTGGGGGCCGGTGCTGCGGCGCGAGCTGTTCGTGCGCCACGATGCCGTGTGCGTCTTGCCCTACGACCCCTGGCTGGATCAGGTTGTGCTGATTGAGCAGGTGCGCATCGGTGCACTGGAGAAAAGTGACAATCCCTGGATGCTGGAGCTGGTCGCCGGGCTGATTGATACCGATGAATCCCCGCAAGAGGTTGCCCACCGCGAGGCTGACGAGGAAGCTGGCCTGACCCTGCTCTCGCTGCACCCCATTACCCGCTACTACCCATCGCCTGGCGGTAGCGACGAGTTTGTTCACCTGTATTGTGCGCTGGTCGACAGCCGCGGCGTGGGTGGTGTTCACGGATTGGCTGAGGAAGGTGAAGATATTCGCGTCAGTCTGTGGTCGCGCGAGCAGGCGCTGGCCGCGTTGCAGGAGGGGCGTATCGACAATGCAGCCAGCATCATTGCCCTGCAGTGGCTACAGCTCAACGGTGCGCAGCTGCGCGCTGGCGCCGGAGAACAGCCATGAGTGCCTTGCGCAAGCCACGTTACCGGGTCGATCTGATCGGCTTGCAAGCTGCTTGCGAGAGTAACTATTGGCGGCTGCTCAAGTTGATGC contains:
- a CDS encoding TolC family outer membrane protein; this translates as MFRPLYVALLLAGVSGPAAANTDLMTIYREAVLNSADLAAAEADALARQEALPQARSQLLPNLGIGAGAAREDLEIDNVGGDEYSTHYYQASLTQPLFRADRWFTYQAAKSVSQQAQLEFSATQQNLILEVSQAYFDVLRASDNLATAKAEEKAFERQLEQAQERFDVGLSARTDVLEARAGYDSARAARLTAETNLDVSYQALTRLTNQSYDSLYGISHELPVLPPTPASMQEWVETAAAQNLTLQASRYAIESAEDTLRSSKAGYAPVVDAFVRYSNDNGGASIPAAGQASADTELTSFGVELSMPLFTGGLTTSRVRESTYRLTQAEQGSEAQRRRVVENTRNLYRTVTSSVEEVTARRQAIVSAKAALDATQTGYEVGTRNVVDVLQAQRNLFRTVRDYNTVRYNYIINNLNLKLAAGTLSPQDLQDLSQWLNPNYDPDRDFIPQATPEELEQMSLGGRPAPAPSLPSDPDSTTF
- the thiC gene encoding phosphomethylpyrimidine synthase ThiC: MNSKLPDTAIATSGADSAATQPFPNSRKVYVTGSRPDIRVPMREISLADTPTDFGGESNAPVLVYDTSGPYTDPQATIDLRAGLADVRGAWIDERADTEVLPGLTSEFGASRLADRSLDHMRFAHVRTPRRAKAGSNVSQMHYARRGIITPEMEYVAIRENMKLQEARESGLLKEQHAGHSFGANIPKEITPEFVREEIARGRAIIPANINHPELEPMIIGRNFLVKINGNIGNSALGSSIEEEVEKMTWGIRWGSDTVMDLSTGKNIHETREWIIRNSPVPIGTVPIYQALEKVGGVAEDLTWEIFRDTLIEQAEQGVDYFTIHAGVLLRYVPMTAKRVTGIVSRGGSIMAKWCLAHHQENFLYTHFDDICEIMKAYDVSFSLGDGLRPGSIADANDEAQFGELETLGELTKIAWKHDVQVMIEGPGHVPMQLIKENMDKQLECCDEAPFYTLGPLTTDIAPGYDHITSGIGAAMIGWFGCAMLCYVTPKEHLGLPNRDDVKTGIITYKIAAHAADLAKGHPGAQIRDNALSKARFEFRWEDQFNLGLDPDTARAYHDETLPKESAKVAHFCSMCGPKFCSMKITQEVREYAAQQRIDAVDLAVEEGMKAKSEEFRTTGSQLYHKL
- a CDS encoding NUDIX domain-containing protein is translated as MSFTRDDVDIISRETGFKGFYRLDVLNLRHRLFNGGWGPVLRRELFVRHDAVCVLPYDPWLDQVVLIEQVRIGALEKSDNPWMLELVAGLIDTDESPQEVAHREADEEAGLTLLSLHPITRYYPSPGGSDEFVHLYCALVDSRGVGGVHGLAEEGEDIRVSLWSREQALAALQEGRIDNAASIIALQWLQLNGAQLRAGAGEQP